One window of the Alphaproteobacteria bacterium genome contains the following:
- a CDS encoding DUF1800 domain-containing protein has product MSRLHDPGSPSRAVACSALRALARGLAAALAAWLLTCGGVAALTPDEARHLVVRTGFGASPAEIERLLPMDRARAVALIVSEAALPVGGPLPEWADDNPMTARRLDDVAVADALIARQGATLQAWWVERMLLTRVPLQERMTLFWHGHFASALDKVRSPQLMLRQNRLLRRHALARFDVLLADIAVDPAMLLYLDGGANVVGAPNENFAREVMELFTLGVGHYSEADVAEAARALTGWTVHPATGDALFVPARHDDGDKTILGRSGPWNGADVVAILLEQPRTAEFVAAALWTEFISTPPGDAELAALAADFRSDWRIDRLVRAILLQPAFWDPAERGAMIAGPVEWTVGTLRLLDAWDTPPDPVADLCAALGQALFEPPNVAGWPGGDAWIDPSTLAARQQAMQRFIAGRAPAAEETGLAVRRSGALVRWLDRLPFAWRAPDRLQALVLPIAPVGGGGAALPVAASPDPEVLADLARGWLADPAFQLK; this is encoded by the coding sequence ATGTCGAGATTACACGATCCGGGATCGCCTTCCAGAGCGGTTGCATGCAGCGCCCTGCGCGCCCTGGCGCGGGGGCTGGCGGCCGCGCTGGCCGCCTGGCTGCTGACTTGCGGCGGCGTTGCGGCGCTGACTCCGGACGAGGCGCGCCACCTGGTGGTGCGCACCGGTTTCGGCGCCAGCCCGGCCGAGATCGAGCGCCTGCTGCCGATGGACCGCGCGCGGGCGGTGGCGCTGATCGTCAGCGAGGCGGCGCTGCCGGTGGGCGGGCCGCTGCCCGAGTGGGCCGACGACAATCCGATGACCGCGCGCCGCCTGGACGACGTGGCCGTCGCCGACGCCCTGATCGCCCGCCAGGGCGCCACGCTGCAGGCCTGGTGGGTCGAGCGCATGCTGCTCACCCGGGTGCCGCTGCAGGAACGGATGACGCTGTTCTGGCACGGCCATTTCGCCAGCGCGCTGGACAAGGTGCGCTCGCCGCAGCTGATGCTGCGCCAGAACCGGCTGCTGCGGCGCCACGCGCTGGCCCGGTTCGACGTGCTGCTGGCCGACATCGCGGTCGACCCGGCGATGCTGCTGTACCTCGACGGCGGCGCCAATGTCGTCGGAGCGCCGAACGAGAATTTCGCCCGCGAGGTGATGGAGCTGTTCACCCTCGGCGTCGGCCACTATTCCGAGGCGGACGTGGCCGAGGCCGCCCGCGCGCTGACCGGCTGGACCGTGCATCCCGCCACCGGCGACGCCCTGTTCGTGCCGGCGCGCCACGACGACGGCGACAAGACGATTCTCGGCCGGAGCGGGCCCTGGAACGGCGCCGACGTGGTGGCGATCCTGCTCGAGCAGCCGCGCACGGCCGAGTTCGTCGCCGCCGCACTGTGGACCGAGTTCATCAGCACGCCGCCGGGCGACGCCGAGCTCGCCGCGCTGGCGGCGGACTTCCGCAGCGACTGGCGCATCGACAGGCTGGTCCGCGCGATCCTGCTGCAGCCGGCGTTCTGGGACCCCGCCGAGCGCGGCGCGATGATCGCAGGACCGGTCGAGTGGACCGTCGGCACGCTGCGCCTGCTCGACGCCTGGGATACGCCGCCGGACCCGGTCGCGGACCTGTGCGCCGCTCTCGGCCAGGCCCTGTTCGAGCCGCCGAACGTGGCCGGCTGGCCGGGCGGCGACGCCTGGATCGATCCGTCCACGCTGGCCGCCCGCCAACAGGCGATGCAGCGCTTCATCGCCGGCCGCGCGCCGGCGGCGGAGGAAACCGGGCTGGCGGTACGGCGGTCCGGCGCGCTGGTGCGCTGGCTCGACCGCCTGCCCTTCGCCTGGCGCGCACCCGACCGGCTGCAGGCGCTGGTCCTGCCGATCGCGCCGGTCGGCGGCGGCGGTGCGGCCCTGCCGGTCGCGGCCTCGCCCGACCCGGAAGTGCTGGCCGACCTGGCGCGCGGCTGGCTGGCCGACCCGGCGTTCCAGTTGAAATGA
- the rpmF gene encoding 50S ribosomal protein L32 has translation MAVPKKKVSKSRRNNRRSHDRLDVPAYVVDQETGELRRPHHVDLTTGRYKGRQVFEPK, from the coding sequence ATGGCCGTCCCGAAGAAAAAGGTGTCGAAGTCGCGGCGGAACAACCGCCGTTCGCACGACAGGCTGGACGTGCCGGCCTATGTCGTCGACCAGGAGACCGGCGAGCTGCGCCGGCCGCACCACGTCGACCTGACCACCGGCCGTTACAAGGGCCGGCAGGTGTTCGAACCGAAGTGA
- a CDS encoding DUF1501 domain-containing protein — protein MSAPAALTRRRMLAGLASGATALALPRRPLAQAADDRVLILVKLAGGNDGLNTLVPYADPAYRRARPQIGLTAADVLDLGDGLGLHPGLAGLEDAWAAGDLAVVRGVGYAPADRSHFRSMDVWETGGTPAAPLPTGWLARTLPAALGPRRPLDLLVIGADPMVNVAGGNVTAYALSAGATLPRSVPAANVASAAPANPALGHILEVQRRLAAAQSGLAEALSTLPTLATPFPDDDFGRRLALAARLVAGGAPVRAILVPLAGFDTHAGQRAVHDALLSALGNGLAALRAALVEAGRWRATTVATYSEFGRRLAENGSGGTDHGTAAPHLVLGGAVAGGWHGVQPSLADLVDRDPLPTTDFRAYLASLAVAGLGLAPADATEALGAAPLALRTPA, from the coding sequence ATGAGCGCGCCGGCCGCCCTTACCCGCCGCCGGATGCTCGCCGGCCTTGCCTCCGGCGCCACGGCGCTGGCGCTGCCGCGGCGGCCGCTGGCGCAGGCCGCCGACGACCGCGTGCTGATCCTGGTCAAGCTGGCCGGTGGCAATGACGGGCTCAACACGCTGGTGCCTTACGCCGACCCGGCCTATCGCCGCGCCCGCCCGCAGATCGGGCTCACCGCGGCCGACGTGCTCGACCTCGGCGACGGCCTGGGGCTGCATCCCGGCCTCGCCGGTCTGGAGGATGCCTGGGCGGCGGGCGACCTCGCCGTCGTCCGCGGCGTCGGCTATGCGCCGGCCGACCGTTCGCATTTCCGCTCGATGGACGTGTGGGAGACCGGCGGCACGCCAGCCGCACCGCTGCCCACCGGCTGGCTGGCGCGGACGCTGCCCGCGGCGCTCGGGCCGCGGCGTCCGCTGGACCTGCTGGTGATCGGCGCCGACCCGATGGTCAACGTCGCCGGCGGCAACGTCACCGCCTATGCGCTGAGCGCCGGCGCCACGCTGCCGCGGAGCGTGCCGGCGGCCAATGTCGCGTCCGCGGCGCCGGCCAACCCGGCGCTCGGCCACATTCTCGAAGTGCAGCGCCGGCTCGCCGCGGCGCAGTCCGGTCTGGCCGAAGCCCTGTCGACCCTGCCCACGCTCGCCACGCCGTTCCCGGACGACGATTTCGGACGACGGCTGGCGCTGGCCGCACGGCTGGTCGCCGGCGGCGCGCCGGTCCGCGCGATCCTGGTGCCGTTGGCCGGGTTCGACACCCATGCCGGCCAGCGCGCGGTGCACGACGCCCTGCTGTCGGCGCTCGGCAATGGACTAGCCGCCCTGCGTGCCGCGCTGGTCGAGGCCGGCCGCTGGCGCGCCACCACGGTCGCCACCTATTCCGAGTTCGGCCGGCGGCTGGCCGAGAACGGCAGCGGCGGCACCGACCACGGCACCGCCGCGCCGCATCTGGTGCTGGGCGGCGCGGTTGCCGGCGGCTGGCACGGCGTGCAGCCCTCGCTCGCCGACCTTGTCGACCGCGACCCCCTGCCAACCACGGACTTCCGGGCCTATCTCGCCAGCCTGGCCGTCGCCGGCCTCGGCCTGGCGCCCGCAGACGCGACCGAGGCGCTGGGCGCCGCCCCGCT
- a CDS encoding alpha/beta fold hydrolase, with the protein MDSAGPGLFPPIEPFDSGMLAVGDGHQLYWEQSGRPDGTPVVFLHGGPGAGCAPTHRRFFDPAFYRIVLFDQRGAGKSTPSGELAANTTAHLVEDLEPCAATSASAAGWCSAVLGQRLALAYAQVHPQVCRGLILRGIFLGSDAEVDWFMYGIGRFYPEAYRAFVEAIPALERDDLLHVPPADRAGPRHPPRRGAGLEPLRRRLLDAVAEPGHRAQLLRDRFRRAAGADRGRTTSSTGCSLEPARCLARVEAIRHLPAVIVQGRYDMVCPIATADQLHRAWPEATYDVVADAGHAALEPGIRRALINASERFKRLG; encoded by the coding sequence ATGGACAGCGCAGGCCCGGGGCTGTTCCCGCCGATCGAGCCGTTCGACAGCGGCATGCTGGCGGTCGGCGACGGCCACCAGCTGTACTGGGAGCAGTCGGGCCGGCCCGACGGCACGCCGGTCGTGTTCCTGCACGGCGGACCGGGAGCCGGCTGCGCGCCGACCCACCGCCGCTTCTTCGACCCCGCCTTCTACCGCATCGTGCTGTTCGACCAGCGCGGTGCCGGCAAGTCGACGCCGTCCGGCGAGCTCGCCGCCAACACCACGGCGCATCTGGTCGAGGACCTGGAGCCCTGCGCCGCCACCTCGGCATCGGCCGCTGGGTGGTGTTCGGCGGTTCTGGGGCAACGCCTGGCACTGGCCTATGCCCAGGTTCACCCGCAGGTCTGCCGCGGCCTGATCCTGCGCGGCATCTTCCTGGGCAGCGACGCCGAGGTCGACTGGTTCATGTACGGCATCGGCCGGTTCTATCCGGAGGCCTACCGCGCTTTCGTCGAGGCGATTCCGGCGCTGGAGCGCGACGACCTGCTCCATGTGCCGCCGGCTGACCGCGCCGGACCGCGCCACCCGCCGCGGCGCGGCGCTGGCCTGGAGCCGCTACGAAGGCGCCTGCTCGACGCTGTTGCCGAGCCAGGACACCGTGCTCAGCTTCTCCGAGATCGATTTCGCCGAGCGGCTGGCGCGGATCGAGGGCGCACTACTTCGTCAACCGGCTGTTCCCTGGAGCCAGCGCGCTGCCTGGCGAGGGTGGAGGCGATCCGCCACCTGCCGGCGGTGATCGTCCAGGGCCGCTACGACATGGTCTGCCCGATCGCCACCGCCGACCAGCTGCACAGGGCGTGGCCGGAAGCGACCTACGACGTGGTGGCCGACGCCGGCCACGCCGCGCTGGAGCCCGGCATCCGCCGCGCGCTGATCAACGCCAGCGAACGATTCAAACGGCTGGGCTGA